A segment of the Streptomyces sp. ITFR-21 genome:
GCGCATCGAGTGCTCGCAGCTCCGGCAGACGGACCGGTTCTCGGCCTCGGGGACGGGCCGGCTGCAGATGCGGCAGTAGGTGATCACGGAGTCGGTCCCATGGGTGTGGAGTAGCCGCGCAGGAGCACCGTGAGCGGCGGGATCGTCGGGTCGGCGATGAGCGGGAGGCTGAGCAGCCGGCCGTATCCGGCGTGCAGCAGCGGGCCGGGCGAGGGCTTGTCGCGGACCGCCCCCAGCAGCACGCGGAGGACTTCGAGGGTGCCGGCCTCGGCGGCGATCTCCTCGATGGGCTGGCCCGGGACGATGATCAGGCGCACGGTCAGCCGCCCTCTGGGGTGCTGCCGGCAGCGCTGCGGGCGGCCAGGAAGAGCCGGACCGTGCGGTTGTGCCGCGCGTCTTCCAGCGGGTGGTGCGCGCCGTGTTCCATGGCGGGCAGTTCCGGGTTGCCGGCCGCCGCGGCCAGGCCCTTGGTGTCGTAGAACCAGCGCGGGATCATCGTCGGCATGACGGCCCAGTCGTGGTCCCACAGGCCGTGCAGGCGCACGATGTCCTGCGCGCCGTGGTTGGCGTAGAGGTATGTGGTGGCCGCGGTGGTGTCGGCGAAATAGGCGCTGACCTCGTCGCGGATCGTCGGATAAGGCCGTACCTCGGTGCCGTGGAGGTCCAGCACGCCGCGGGGGTTGAGCGGGAGGTAGGGCCAGACGTTCTCCCTCATCCAGGGGTCCGCGTGGACGGCGGTGGTGTCCATGCCGCGGTTGACGGCGTAGTAGTCGGTGCCGTCGTCGTCGGTGAGCGCGAGCGAGACCAGGCCGCGGCTGGTGAGGTTGTGGCGAAGGAACTCGGTGTCGATGTAGACGTGCCTGATCGTGCTGGTCGGCGCGGTGCCGGTCGGAGTGTGCCGGTCGGTGAGCAGTTCGTCCATGGGTCAGTCCTCCGGGGTGGTTTCGGGTACGGGCAGGTCGAGGGCGAAAGCCAGCTGGCCGGTGCCGGGGTGGGCGATGTCGCGCAGTCCGCGGCGGCAGACGGGGCCGGTGCCCAGCGCGCGGGAGGCGATCTCGCGCAGCGGCCGGCGGCACTCGCTGCACAGCACCTCGATGTTCGTGTCGAGGGCGTCGGCGCGCGGGTCGGCGCTCAGAACGGCGGCTCGTCGGAGTAGCCGGAGGGCTGACCGCGCCGGCGCTCCACGAGGCGCGGGAGCGGCACCAGCCGGACGACCCAGCGGGGGTTCCAGCAGGGGCAGTGCTGCCAGAGGGTTTCGCCGTCCTCGGCGCTGCCGCCGTCGGAGATGTAGGTGTTCCAGCCGCCGTGGCCGAGGCAGGCCGGGCAGGTGGGCAGCGGCGTGTCGATCACGACGAGGGCCGATCGGGGCTCGGCGCGGTAGGCCAGGCGGGGGCGGGGACTGGTGGTGCGGCCGGGCGGGGTGAGCGCGGCG
Coding sequences within it:
- a CDS encoding 3'-5' exoribonuclease produces the protein MDELLTDRHTPTGTAPTSTIRHVYIDTEFLRHNLTSRGLVSLALTDDDGTDYYAVNRGMDTTAVHADPWMRENVWPYLPLNPRGVLDLHGTEVRPYPTIRDEVSAYFADTTAATTYLYANHGAQDIVRLHGLWDHDWAVMPTMIPRWFYDTKGLAAAAGNPELPAMEHGAHHPLEDARHNRTVRLFLAARSAAGSTPEGG
- a CDS encoding DUF6011 domain-containing protein, which produces MLCSECRRPLREIASRALGTGPVCRRGLRDIAHPGTGQLAFALDLPVPETTPED